The following are from one region of the Cynocephalus volans isolate mCynVol1 chromosome 17, mCynVol1.pri, whole genome shotgun sequence genome:
- the LOC134365449 gene encoding epididymal-specific lipocalin-9-like yields the protein MTPLLLLSLALALSAAQEFNPRMVVQRNYDMARVAGVWHSISMASDDLKRIEENGDLWVFIRKIEHLQNGSLKFDFRFMVQGECVAVAVVCEKTEKDGEYSVAYRGENKVLVSETDYDLYVTFYLQNIRNGTETHVLALYDSKTPAKNMDLVHKISST from the exons ATGACACCGCTGCTCCTGCTGAGCCTGGCTCTAGCCCTCTCTGCGGCCCAGGAGTTCAATCCCCGCATGGTCGTGCAGAGGAACTACGACATGgccagg GTCGCAGGGGTCTGGCACTCTATTTCCATGGCCTCGGATGACCTGAAGCGGATTGAAGAAAATGGGGACCTGTGGGTCTTCATTCGGAAAATCGAGCACTTACAAAACGGCAGCCTGAAATTCGACTTCCGCTTCAT GGTGCAGGGGGAGTGCGTGGCCGTGGCCGTGGTCTGCGAGAAGACGGAGAAGGACGGGGAATACTCCGTTGCCT ATCGGGGGGAGAACAAGGTGCTGGTGTCGGAGACCGACTATGACCTGTACGTCACCTTCTACCTCCAGAACATCAGGAACGGCACTGAGACCCACGTGCTGGCGCTCTATG ATTCGAAAACACCTGCAAAAAATATGGACTTGGTTCACAAAATATCATCAACATGA
- the LOC134365504 gene encoding minor allergen Can f 2-like, which produces MHLLLLTVGLALVCGLWAHEEQESDLSKLSGSWYISALASNNSALIAPGGHFRVFINTLNTEDGNLLGDILVPEEGGCSKVSLVAFKTEDDDRQFTMEFWGHNELHLEEVVPSEFLVLYLINLYEGETSLVANLLVRKPVAEKEFLDTFEDICEELGLLKEQIVFLDQTDRCEKFRD; this is translated from the exons ATGCACCTCCTACTGCTGACTGTGGGCCTGGCGCTGGTCTGTGGCCTCTGGGCTCATGAGGAGCAAGAATCGGACCTGTCGAAG CTGTCCGGGAGCTGGTACATCTCAGCCTTGGCCTCCAACAACTCGGCCCTCATCGCGCCTGGTGGGCACTTCAGGGTCTTTATCAACACCCTGAACACCGAGGACGGCAACCTGCTCGGGGACATCCTCGTGCC GGAAGAGGGCGGGTGCAGCAAAGTCTCCCTCGTTGCCTTCAAGACCGAGGACGACGACCGGCAATTCACCATGGAGT TTTGGGGACACAATGAGCTCCACCTGGAGGAGGTGGTGCCCAGCGAATTCCTGGTTCTCTACCTGATCAACCTATATGAAGGCGAGACCAGCCTGGTGGCCAATCTGCTGG TCCGGAAACCTGTTGCAGAGAAGGAGTTCCTGGACACCTTTGAGGACATCTGTGAAGAGCTGGGCCTCCTCAAGGAGCAGATCGTGTTCCTGGATCAAACCG ATCGCTGCGAGAAGTTCAGAGACTAG
- the LOC134365505 gene encoding uterocalin-like yields the protein MSLLLLAVGLTLLGSPQALHMGLQDPNFNENLISGKWFSVALASNNLHCVEEKGNMRFFIHDIQVKHKSLQFHHFQMKVWEEGSGQAPRINGKCVPVMMTARKTKKKFQYVMRHAGHNLVFLEKVDPKCFVIFCTHKQQHRKETVVVELYSRTPTASQNVWLIFRVLPKPRDQTYPCH from the exons ATGAGCCTCCTGCTGCTGGCTGTGGGGCTGACCCTGCTTGGCAGCCCTCAGGCCCTGCACATGGGTCTGCAGGACCCCAACTTCAACGAGAATCTG ATCAGCGGCAAGTGGTTCTCGGTGGCCTTGGCCTCCAACAACCTGCACTGCGTTGAGGAGAAGGGAAACATGAGGTTCTTCATCCACGACATCCAGGTGAAACACAAGAGCCTGCAGTTCCACCACTTCCAAATGAAAGTCTGGGAAGAGGGCTCCGGACAGGCCCCAAG GATAAACGGTAAGTGTGTCCCAGTTATGATGacggcaagaaaaacaaaaaagaaattccagTATGTGATGCGAC ATGCGGGTCACAACCTTGTCTTCCTGGAGAAAGTGGACCCCAAGTGCTTCGTCATCTTCTGCACCCACAAGCAGCAGCACAGGAAGGAGACCGTGGTGGTGGAACTCTACA GCCGGACCCCTACTGCAAGCCAGAACGTCTGGCTTATATTCAGAGTACTGCCAAAGCCACGGGATCAAACCTACCCATGTCATTGA